The following proteins are co-located in the Microbacterium profundi genome:
- a CDS encoding Fpg/Nei family DNA glycosylase, whose amino-acid sequence MPEGHSVHRIARQFERNFIGKRLHASSPQGRFAEGAALLDGREAVSVKAVGKQMFLEAEGDLWLRVHLGLYGAWDFAGEILIDPTIASANGRMGQTNQRGTDLDAPMLDDAPILDSAGENSLASIGAPRRARVHVRMSEQTKGLADEGSEWPPPIVGQVRLRLMTDITAADLRGPTACELQTPDEMLASVAKLGPDPLVGDPIENEERFVRAVRKKQTPIALLLMDQSVVSGIGNVYRAEMLYRARLNPHTPGRDVPEEIVHQLWHDWVRLLAIGVETGQMMTMDDLSPTDYRAAMASRDDRHWVYHRAGLPCRVCGTEIALEELGARKLYWCPRCQA is encoded by the coding sequence ATGCCAGAGGGTCACTCCGTCCACCGGATCGCTCGGCAGTTCGAGCGTAACTTCATCGGCAAGCGGCTGCACGCCTCCAGCCCTCAGGGCCGCTTCGCGGAGGGAGCGGCGCTGCTCGACGGACGAGAGGCCGTCAGCGTCAAGGCCGTCGGCAAGCAGATGTTCCTCGAGGCCGAGGGCGACCTGTGGCTAAGGGTCCACCTGGGCCTCTACGGCGCATGGGACTTCGCGGGCGAGATCCTCATCGACCCGACCATCGCGTCCGCGAACGGACGCATGGGGCAGACGAATCAGCGCGGCACGGATCTGGACGCTCCGATGCTCGATGACGCCCCGATCCTCGACAGCGCGGGCGAGAACTCGCTGGCGTCGATCGGCGCGCCCAGGCGCGCGCGGGTGCACGTGCGCATGTCCGAGCAGACCAAGGGTCTCGCGGACGAGGGTTCGGAGTGGCCCCCGCCGATCGTGGGTCAGGTGCGGCTTCGCCTGATGACCGACATCACGGCGGCCGACCTACGCGGACCGACGGCGTGCGAGTTGCAGACGCCGGATGAGATGCTCGCCAGCGTCGCCAAACTCGGCCCTGACCCTCTCGTGGGCGACCCGATCGAGAACGAGGAGCGCTTCGTCCGAGCGGTGCGCAAGAAGCAGACCCCGATCGCCCTGTTGCTGATGGATCAGTCGGTGGTGAGCGGCATCGGCAACGTGTACCGCGCCGAGATGCTGTACCGGGCGCGTCTGAACCCGCACACGCCTGGCCGCGACGTGCCGGAGGAGATCGTTCACCAGCTCTGGCACGACTGGGTGCGGCTACTCGCCATCGGCGTCGAGACCGGCCAGATGATGACCATGGACGACCTGTCACCGACCGACTATCGTGCGGCCATGGCGAGCCGTGACGATCGGCACTGGGTCTACCACCGTGCCGGCCTGCCGTGCCGCGTATGCGGTACCGAGATCGCACTCGAAGAACTCGGCGCGCGGAAGCTCTACTGGTGTCCGAGGTGCCAGGCCTGA
- a CDS encoding ribose-5-phosphate isomerase — translation MRIHIATDHAGLEFSTKLQDHLRAANHEVIDHGPLEYDAVDDYPAFCIRAAQGVVADQVAGVVALGIVFGGSGNGEQIAANKVQGIRAALVWNLSTAELAREHNDANVISIGARQHTFDEVTAFIDRFISTPFSDEERHVRRIGQIADFERDGSLLPDPRELSDPQA, via the coding sequence ATGCGCATCCACATCGCCACCGACCACGCGGGACTGGAATTCTCCACGAAGCTGCAGGACCACCTGCGAGCCGCGAATCACGAGGTCATCGACCACGGTCCGCTCGAGTACGACGCCGTCGACGACTATCCGGCGTTCTGCATCCGTGCGGCGCAGGGCGTCGTCGCCGATCAGGTTGCGGGCGTCGTGGCACTGGGCATCGTGTTCGGCGGCTCGGGCAACGGCGAGCAGATCGCTGCGAACAAGGTGCAGGGCATCCGCGCGGCACTCGTATGGAATCTGTCCACCGCCGAGCTCGCCCGTGAGCACAACGACGCGAACGTGATCTCGATCGGTGCGCGCCAGCACACGTTCGACGAGGTCACCGCGTTCATCGACCGTTTCATCTCGACGCCGTTCTCGGACGAGGAGCGCCATGTGCGTCGGATCGGCCAGATCGCGGATTTCGAACGCGACGGCTCCTTGCTCCCTGACCCCCGCGAGCTGTCAGACCCGCAGGCCTGA
- a CDS encoding ferrochelatase: MTASAPDLVPFASAAAADGPEFVETPVAYDALVLASFGGPEGQDDVIPFLRNVTRGRGIPDERLEEVAHHYRHFGGISPINAHNRELKTALEAELARRGIDLPVYWGNRNWAPYLDDAFTAATDDGHSTLLVLATSAYSSYSSDRQYREDIARAITDAGLEDRVTADKVRLYFDHPGFVQPFQEGVDAAVAGFLEQGVAASDIHVLFSTHSIPTADAERSGPRDIDWGEGGAYVAQHRAVAAHIIENVAAVTGGTTVPWQLVFQSRSGPPTQPWLEPDINDVIAELPAAGAKAVVIVPLGFVSDHMEVMWDLDTEAMESAAEAGLLATRTQTPGVHPAFVAGLVDLVIERVEGTPASERPHLTDLGPWYDVSRAGDCENVRLGFKPAAAGLTP; encoded by the coding sequence GTGACTGCATCCGCTCCTGACCTCGTTCCATTCGCATCCGCCGCTGCCGCAGACGGCCCCGAGTTCGTCGAGACGCCGGTGGCGTACGACGCCCTGGTGCTGGCCAGCTTCGGCGGGCCGGAAGGGCAGGATGACGTGATCCCGTTCCTGCGCAACGTGACGAGAGGCCGCGGCATCCCGGACGAGCGGCTCGAAGAGGTGGCGCACCACTACCGGCACTTCGGCGGGATCAGCCCGATCAACGCCCACAACCGCGAGCTGAAGACCGCACTCGAGGCAGAGCTCGCGCGCCGCGGCATCGATCTGCCGGTGTACTGGGGCAACCGCAACTGGGCCCCCTATCTCGACGATGCCTTCACGGCAGCCACCGATGACGGGCACTCGACGCTGCTCGTGCTGGCCACCAGTGCATACAGCTCGTACTCCAGTGACCGGCAGTACCGCGAGGACATCGCCCGCGCGATCACGGACGCGGGCCTCGAAGATCGTGTGACCGCCGACAAGGTGCGTCTCTACTTCGACCACCCCGGTTTCGTGCAGCCCTTCCAGGAGGGTGTGGATGCCGCGGTCGCCGGGTTCCTCGAGCAGGGGGTCGCGGCATCCGACATCCACGTACTGTTCTCGACCCACTCGATCCCGACCGCAGACGCCGAACGCTCAGGACCCAGGGATATCGACTGGGGCGAGGGCGGCGCGTACGTCGCACAGCACCGTGCCGTCGCCGCCCACATCATCGAGAATGTGGCCGCGGTCACCGGTGGCACGACAGTGCCCTGGCAGCTGGTGTTCCAGTCGCGCTCCGGTCCTCCCACGCAGCCGTGGCTCGAGCCCGACATCAACGACGTGATCGCCGAGCTGCCGGCAGCAGGTGCGAAGGCGGTCGTGATCGTGCCGCTCGGGTTCGTCAGCGACCACATGGAGGTCATGTGGGATCTGGACACCGAGGCCATGGAGTCGGCCGCAGAGGCGGGCCTGCTCGCCACGCGGACGCAGACGCCGGGCGTGCACCCCGCGTTCGTCGCCGGACTGGTCGACCTCGTGATCGAGCGCGTCGAGGGGACACCGGCATCCGAGCGCCCGCACCTGACCGACCTCGGGCCCTGGTACGACGTGTCGCGCGCCGGGGACTGCGAGAACGTGCGGCTCGGTTTCAAGCCGGCCGCGGCCGGTCTCACGCCCTGA
- the pepN gene encoding aminopeptidase N, giving the protein MPGENLTRIEAQERRALIDTQSYGISLDLTKGEEVFGSRSVVHFRATPGSFTFIDLIARDVREISLNGEQLDPSEVFDDSRIALSGLQEENVLVVDADCLYTNTGEGLHRFVDPVDGEVYLYSQFEVPDSRRVFAVFEQPDLKATFQFTVTAPEAWKVISNSPTPEPINHDENATATWGFEPTPRISSYITALIAGPYESTFSELTSASGDVIPLGVYGRKSLWQHLDADYIFDKTREGFAYYEEKFGVPYPFAKYDQLFVPEFNAGAMENAGAVTFTETYVFRSKVTDAVKERRVVTILHELAHMWFGDLVTMKWWNDLWLNESFAEWASTIATAEATEWTEAWTTFNAMEKTWAYRQDQLPSTHPIVAEINDLEDVQVNFDGITYAKGGSVLKQLAAWVGIDAFFAGVGQYFQKHAWGNTEVSDLLTELEATSGRDLSTWSKKWLETAGVNTLSPVIAEDSDGVITRFAVTQTAPADYPTIRPHRLGIGFYDLSDGTLTRTHYAEIDVDGDRTEVPELQGRSRPDLVLLNDNDLAYAKIRLDERSLATAIDHLDAIADPLARSLVWGAAWDQTRDAESTASDYIELVLRNIGRESESTTVRTTLAQLRTAATLYVAPSERDAARLKIADGLWDLAHGAEAGSDSQLQFVTAFANTLVNSEHAGIVGRLRSGEETLPGLEIDTDLSWQLLVGLATIGATDAASIDAALAADNTSKGGEFAAQARAALPTQADKRAAWTSLIDDDNLPNTIVRSAALGFGHPNSTAVLGEFVPEYFDMLLPVWESRTYQIASYLIVGLYPTALANADLRDATRSWLSANGDAAPALRRLVSEGLADVERALAAQSRDAEGDEEHN; this is encoded by the coding sequence GTGCCTGGAGAGAATCTCACTCGAATCGAAGCTCAGGAGCGACGCGCTCTCATCGACACGCAGTCCTACGGGATCTCGCTCGATCTGACGAAGGGCGAAGAGGTCTTCGGTTCCCGCAGCGTCGTGCACTTCCGTGCGACTCCCGGAAGCTTCACCTTCATCGACCTGATCGCGCGCGACGTGCGTGAGATCTCGCTCAACGGCGAGCAGCTCGACCCCAGCGAGGTCTTCGACGACTCGCGTATCGCACTGTCGGGTCTGCAGGAGGAGAACGTCCTCGTCGTCGACGCCGACTGCCTGTACACCAACACGGGCGAGGGCCTGCACCGCTTCGTCGATCCTGTCGACGGCGAGGTGTACCTCTACTCGCAGTTCGAGGTACCGGACTCGCGCCGCGTCTTCGCCGTGTTCGAGCAGCCCGACCTGAAGGCGACGTTCCAGTTCACCGTCACTGCTCCCGAGGCGTGGAAGGTCATCTCGAACTCGCCGACGCCGGAGCCGATCAACCACGACGAGAACGCCACCGCCACCTGGGGCTTCGAGCCCACCCCGCGCATCTCCTCGTACATCACGGCCCTGATCGCAGGACCGTACGAGTCCACGTTCTCCGAGCTGACCAGCGCCTCGGGCGATGTCATCCCGCTCGGTGTCTACGGCCGCAAGAGCCTGTGGCAGCACCTCGACGCCGACTACATCTTCGACAAGACCCGTGAGGGCTTCGCCTACTACGAGGAGAAGTTCGGCGTCCCGTACCCGTTCGCGAAGTACGACCAGCTGTTTGTGCCCGAGTTCAATGCGGGTGCGATGGAGAACGCGGGCGCCGTCACGTTCACGGAGACATACGTCTTCCGCAGCAAGGTGACGGATGCCGTCAAGGAGCGCCGGGTCGTCACGATCCTGCACGAACTCGCACACATGTGGTTCGGCGATCTCGTCACCATGAAGTGGTGGAACGACCTGTGGCTGAACGAGTCGTTCGCCGAATGGGCGTCGACCATCGCGACGGCCGAGGCCACCGAGTGGACCGAGGCGTGGACCACGTTCAACGCCATGGAGAAGACCTGGGCGTACCGCCAGGATCAGCTGCCGTCCACGCACCCGATCGTCGCCGAGATCAACGACCTCGAAGACGTGCAGGTCAACTTCGACGGCATCACGTACGCCAAGGGCGGGTCGGTTCTCAAGCAGCTCGCGGCCTGGGTCGGCATCGACGCGTTCTTCGCCGGTGTCGGGCAGTACTTCCAGAAGCATGCGTGGGGCAACACCGAGGTGAGCGACCTGCTCACCGAGCTCGAGGCCACCAGCGGCCGCGATCTCAGCACCTGGTCCAAGAAGTGGCTCGAGACCGCCGGTGTGAACACGCTCTCCCCCGTCATCGCCGAGGACTCCGACGGCGTCATCACGCGCTTCGCGGTGACTCAGACGGCACCAGCCGACTACCCGACGATCCGCCCCCACCGCCTGGGCATCGGCTTCTACGACCTGTCAGACGGCACCCTCACTCGCACGCACTACGCGGAGATCGATGTCGACGGCGATCGCACCGAGGTCCCAGAGCTGCAGGGCCGCAGCCGTCCCGACCTCGTACTGCTCAACGACAACGACCTCGCGTACGCGAAGATCCGGCTCGACGAGCGCTCGCTGGCGACCGCGATCGATCATCTCGACGCGATCGCCGATCCCCTCGCACGCTCGCTCGTATGGGGTGCGGCCTGGGATCAGACCCGCGACGCCGAGAGCACGGCATCCGACTACATCGAGCTCGTGCTGCGCAACATCGGCAGGGAGTCCGAGTCGACGACGGTGCGCACCACGCTCGCGCAGCTGCGCACGGCCGCGACGCTGTACGTCGCACCGTCCGAGCGTGACGCCGCGCGTCTGAAGATCGCCGACGGCCTGTGGGATCTCGCGCACGGCGCCGAGGCCGGCAGCGACAGCCAGCTGCAGTTCGTCACGGCCTTCGCCAACACTCTCGTGAACTCGGAGCACGCCGGTATCGTCGGACGCCTTCGCTCCGGTGAGGAGACGCTCCCGGGCCTCGAGATCGACACCGATCTCTCCTGGCAGCTGCTCGTCGGCCTCGCCACGATCGGTGCGACGGATGCCGCGTCCATCGACGCCGCCCTCGCCGCGGACAACACCTCCAAGGGTGGGGAGTTCGCCGCTCAGGCCAGGGCCGCGCTGCCGACCCAGGCGGACAAGCGCGCGGCGTGGACCTCGCTCATCGACGACGACAACCTGCCGAACACGATCGTGCGCTCCGCAGCGCTCGGCTTCGGGCACCCGAACAGCACGGCAGTACTCGGCGAATTCGTGCCGGAGTACTTCGACATGCTGCTCCCGGTATGGGAGTCGCGCACCTACCAGATCGCCAGTTACCTCATCGTCGGGCTGTACCCGACGGCGCTGGCGAACGCCGATCTGCGTGACGCGACGCGGTCCTGGCTCTCGGCGAACGGTGACGCCGCTCCTGCTCTGCGTCGCCTCGTCAGCGAAGGACTCGCCGACGTCGAACGTGCCCTCGCCGCGCAGTCGCGTGACGCCGAAGGCGACGAGGAGCACAACTGA
- a CDS encoding mechanosensitive ion channel family protein gives MLPFETDTAPDTANEVWVSFLEILKVIGGKAITIAIIIVVAFLIGLALRFVVRRVVHRIVDTAKSKANVEDTQALERSPLADMRLIQRTRTLGSILHNIINVAVVIVALLMVMAVIAPDLITSLTLLTAAIGAGLGFGAQNIVKDVLNGLFIVAEDQIGIGDVVDTGLASGVVEHVSVRVTQVRDVNGTLWYVRNGEMLRIGNMSQGWARAIIDLGVPVDAVVPDVEAALLEAALGLSKDPKWRTRIVERPEVWGLESISGEALVIRVVLKTRANAKDDVARELRMRLKVAIEDMGLAIPSLESVVPTGPEGARRVRGANPPTTKPNAVTGVPPVSRGIWRKKDTRAAPKNKPEDES, from the coding sequence ATGCTTCCCTTCGAGACCGACACCGCGCCGGACACGGCGAACGAGGTGTGGGTGTCATTCCTCGAGATCCTCAAGGTGATCGGCGGCAAGGCGATCACCATCGCGATCATCATCGTGGTCGCGTTCCTCATCGGACTGGCACTCCGTTTCGTCGTCCGCCGGGTCGTGCACCGCATCGTCGACACCGCCAAGTCGAAGGCGAACGTCGAGGACACGCAGGCGCTCGAGCGATCCCCTCTCGCCGACATGCGCCTGATCCAGCGCACCCGCACGCTCGGCAGCATCCTGCACAACATCATCAACGTCGCCGTCGTGATCGTGGCGTTGCTGATGGTGATGGCGGTGATCGCCCCTGATCTGATCACGTCTCTCACCCTGCTCACCGCCGCGATCGGCGCCGGCCTCGGTTTCGGGGCGCAGAACATCGTCAAGGACGTGCTGAACGGCCTGTTCATCGTCGCCGAGGATCAGATCGGCATCGGCGACGTCGTCGACACCGGACTCGCCAGCGGCGTCGTCGAGCACGTGAGCGTACGCGTCACGCAGGTGCGCGATGTGAACGGAACGCTCTGGTACGTCCGCAACGGCGAGATGCTGCGCATCGGGAACATGTCGCAGGGCTGGGCCCGCGCGATCATCGATCTCGGCGTGCCGGTGGATGCCGTCGTGCCAGACGTCGAGGCCGCCCTCCTGGAAGCCGCACTGGGTCTCTCGAAGGATCCCAAGTGGCGCACCCGCATCGTAGAGCGTCCGGAGGTGTGGGGGCTCGAATCGATCTCGGGTGAGGCCCTCGTCATCCGCGTGGTGCTGAAGACCCGCGCGAACGCGAAGGATGATGTCGCGCGCGAGCTGCGCATGCGGCTCAAGGTCGCGATCGAGGACATGGGGCTCGCCATCCCCAGCCTCGAATCGGTCGTCCCCACAGGTCCAGAGGGTGCACGGCGCGTGCGCGGCGCGAATCCGCCCACCACCAAGCCCAATGCCGTCACCGGCGTGCCGCCGGTCTCTCGCGGCATCTGGCGCAAGAAGGACACCAGGGCAGCCCCGAAGAACAAGCCGGAGGACGAGTCATGA
- a CDS encoding globin codes for MTFYDEVGGYATFETIVNGFYREVALDPVLRPMYPEEDLGPAAERFTMFLAQYWGGPSTYSETRGHPRLRMRHMPFHVDPDARDRWLRCMRTSLDEVQLSPLHDATLWDYLERAAYAMVNTTEPSGIGPAPAGRSTLETRSSSQDSTETP; via the coding sequence ATGACTTTCTACGACGAGGTCGGCGGATACGCCACATTCGAGACGATCGTCAACGGCTTCTATCGAGAGGTGGCGCTCGATCCGGTGCTGCGCCCCATGTATCCCGAAGAGGATCTCGGGCCGGCCGCAGAGCGGTTCACGATGTTCCTCGCCCAGTACTGGGGCGGTCCGTCCACGTACAGCGAGACGAGGGGCCATCCGCGCCTGCGGATGCGTCATATGCCGTTCCACGTCGATCCGGATGCACGCGACCGCTGGCTTCGCTGCATGCGCACGTCGCTCGACGAGGTGCAGTTGTCCCCGCTGCACGATGCCACCCTCTGGGACTACCTGGAGCGCGCCGCTTATGCCATGGTGAACACCACGGAGCCGTCGGGCATCGGTCCGGCGCCCGCTGGGCGATCGACCCTCGAGACCCGCAGCAGCAGTCAGGATTCAACGGAGACCCCATGA
- a CDS encoding FAD-binding dehydrogenase, whose protein sequence is MTTTPLSADVLVIGWGLAGLVAAVEATTAGRRVILIDQEPRSNLGGQAWWSFGGLFLIDSPEQRRLGIKDSLELATQDWFGNAGFDREEDRWPRAWADAYLQFAADEKRAWLRERGVGFFPVVGWAERGGYGAIGPGNSVPRFHITWGTGPGIVAPFADAAHRAEDSGSLTILPRHRVTELIVTDGAVVGARGDVLVEDPAARGVASARDVVGDFEITAGATIVSSGGIGGNHDLVRAAWPDRLGTPPGHMLTGVPAYVDGSMYPVAAGAGANLINGDRMWHYVEGIKNWDPVWPAHGIRILPGPSSLWLDATGKRLPVPLFPGFDTLGTLQHLRATGHDHSWFVTSRQIVEKEFALSGSEQNPDLTGKDVALLLKSRLAKGPTGPVQSFLDEGEDFIVENDLDSLLQQMGKADGGDLLDLELVRREVIARDREIGNDFTKDAQIGMLRSMRAYRGDKLIRTASPHRLQDASAGPMIAVKLHVLTRKSLGGIETDLDGRVLAADGSVVSGLYAAGEASGFGGGGVHGYRALEGTFLGGCLFSGRQAGRAAARTL, encoded by the coding sequence ATGACCACCACGCCCCTTTCCGCAGACGTTCTCGTGATCGGATGGGGGTTGGCGGGCCTCGTCGCCGCTGTTGAGGCCACGACCGCAGGCAGACGCGTCATCCTCATCGATCAGGAACCGCGCTCGAACCTCGGCGGACAGGCGTGGTGGTCGTTCGGCGGGCTCTTCCTGATCGACTCGCCCGAACAGCGCCGGCTCGGCATCAAGGATTCCCTCGAGCTCGCCACGCAGGACTGGTTCGGCAATGCGGGGTTCGACCGCGAGGAGGACCGCTGGCCACGCGCATGGGCCGATGCCTACCTGCAGTTCGCCGCAGACGAGAAACGTGCGTGGCTGCGAGAACGCGGCGTCGGGTTCTTCCCCGTCGTCGGCTGGGCGGAGCGCGGCGGCTACGGTGCGATCGGCCCAGGCAACTCGGTGCCGAGGTTCCACATCACCTGGGGTACCGGCCCCGGCATCGTCGCTCCGTTCGCTGATGCCGCGCATCGCGCCGAGGATTCCGGATCCCTCACGATCCTCCCCCGCCATCGCGTCACCGAACTGATCGTCACCGACGGTGCGGTGGTCGGTGCGAGAGGCGACGTGCTGGTCGAAGACCCGGCCGCACGGGGAGTGGCATCGGCGCGCGATGTCGTCGGCGACTTCGAGATCACCGCGGGTGCGACGATCGTGTCCTCCGGCGGTATCGGCGGCAACCACGACCTGGTGCGTGCGGCATGGCCGGACCGGCTGGGCACTCCGCCTGGGCACATGCTCACCGGAGTCCCCGCATACGTCGACGGGTCGATGTATCCGGTCGCGGCGGGTGCGGGGGCGAACCTGATCAACGGCGATCGGATGTGGCACTACGTCGAGGGCATCAAGAACTGGGATCCTGTGTGGCCGGCGCACGGCATCCGGATCCTGCCTGGACCGTCGTCGCTCTGGCTGGACGCGACGGGCAAGCGTCTGCCTGTGCCGCTGTTTCCGGGTTTCGACACGCTCGGCACGCTGCAGCATCTGCGTGCGACCGGACACGACCATTCCTGGTTCGTCACCTCGCGCCAGATCGTCGAGAAGGAGTTCGCGCTGTCGGGCAGCGAGCAGAACCCGGATCTCACCGGCAAGGACGTCGCACTGCTGTTGAAGTCACGTCTCGCGAAAGGTCCGACCGGCCCTGTGCAGTCCTTCCTCGACGAAGGCGAGGACTTCATCGTGGAGAACGACCTCGACTCGCTGCTGCAGCAGATGGGAAAGGCCGATGGAGGCGATCTGCTCGATCTGGAGCTGGTACGGCGCGAAGTGATCGCCCGAGACCGCGAGATCGGGAACGACTTCACCAAGGACGCGCAGATCGGGATGCTGCGATCCATGCGTGCCTACCGCGGGGACAAGCTCATCCGCACAGCGAGCCCGCACCGGCTCCAGGACGCGTCCGCCGGCCCGATGATCGCGGTGAAGCTGCACGTGCTCACACGCAAGTCGCTCGGCGGGATCGAGACGGATCTCGACGGACGCGTTCTGGCAGCCGACGGATCGGTCGTCTCCGGCCTGTACGCTGCGGGCGAGGCGAGCGGATTCGGTGGCGGCGGCGTGCACGGATACCGGGCGCTGGAGGGCACGTTCCTCGGCGGGTGCCTGTTCTCCGGGCGGCAGGCCGGCCGGGCGGCTGCGCGGACGCTCTAG
- a CDS encoding acyl-CoA thioesterase, translating into MSEAARAQASVDNLLEVLDLDETQARTEEDIFTGRSHSMPTGRIYGGQVLGQSLIAAERTMPEDRAVHSMHGYFLRPGDSTQGLTIAVDRIHDGRSFSTRRSQAYQNGVPIFSMIASFQDEAPGVEHAQPMPGGVPAPDDIPSDEARVEGGHPQALRMLTDRPVDMRHVESPLYLVADGERKAQQAVWMRMRAPMPEDPRLHRAALAYLSDMSIQESILRAHGVPWAMPGLKVASLDHAMWWHRPARVDEWLLYVQESPNARGGRGLATGRIYTHDGDLAASVTQEIMIRVPDA; encoded by the coding sequence ATGAGCGAAGCGGCACGGGCTCAGGCATCCGTCGACAACCTGCTCGAGGTGCTGGATCTGGACGAGACGCAGGCGCGCACCGAAGAAGACATCTTCACCGGACGCTCGCACAGCATGCCCACCGGACGCATCTACGGCGGCCAGGTGCTGGGTCAGTCCCTCATCGCGGCCGAGCGGACGATGCCGGAGGATCGCGCGGTGCATTCCATGCACGGCTACTTCCTCCGCCCCGGCGATTCCACGCAGGGACTCACGATCGCCGTCGATCGCATCCATGACGGTCGCTCCTTCTCGACACGGCGTTCGCAGGCCTACCAGAACGGCGTGCCGATCTTCTCGATGATCGCGTCGTTCCAGGACGAAGCGCCGGGCGTCGAGCACGCGCAGCCGATGCCGGGGGGCGTCCCCGCACCGGATGACATCCCATCGGATGAAGCACGCGTCGAGGGCGGGCACCCGCAGGCACTGCGGATGCTGACGGACCGTCCGGTCGACATGCGTCACGTCGAGTCCCCGCTGTATCTCGTGGCCGACGGCGAACGCAAGGCGCAGCAGGCCGTGTGGATGCGGATGCGCGCTCCGATGCCGGAGGATCCCCGCCTCCACCGGGCCGCGCTCGCGTATCTCAGTGACATGAGCATCCAGGAGTCGATCCTGCGCGCCCACGGCGTGCCGTGGGCGATGCCCGGGCTGAAAGTGGCCAGCCTCGATCATGCGATGTGGTGGCATCGTCCGGCGCGCGTCGACGAGTGGCTGCTGTACGTGCAGGAGTCACCGAATGCCCGTGGCGGTCGCGGACTCGCCACCGGACGCATCTATACGCACGACGGCGACCTCGCGGCGAGTGTGACGCAGGAGATCATGATCAGGGTCCCGGACGCCTGA
- a CDS encoding acyl-CoA thioesterase: MTDAPTAVASRLHVPIHLRWGDLDAFNHVNNTSMLKLLEEARVRAFWKAEEGETAPPTAVLNSGIEAGTLTLIARQEIEYLAPVPYQRRPLEVQMWFGKLGGSSLEVCYEVYTDPANETRVLYARSTAVIVLVDAQSGRPKRITPEMREAWTPYIGEPITYAHR; the protein is encoded by the coding sequence GTGACTGACGCTCCCACCGCGGTCGCGTCGAGGCTGCACGTTCCCATCCACCTGCGGTGGGGCGACCTCGACGCGTTCAATCACGTCAACAACACCTCGATGCTCAAGCTTCTCGAGGAGGCGCGCGTGCGCGCCTTCTGGAAGGCCGAGGAGGGGGAGACTGCGCCGCCCACGGCCGTGCTCAACTCAGGCATCGAGGCGGGGACGCTGACGCTGATCGCGCGGCAGGAGATCGAGTACCTCGCACCGGTGCCGTATCAGCGGCGCCCCCTCGAGGTGCAGATGTGGTTCGGCAAACTCGGCGGGTCAAGTCTTGAGGTCTGCTACGAGGTGTACACCGACCCTGCGAACGAGACGCGCGTGCTCTACGCGCGCTCGACCGCCGTGATCGTGCTCGTGGATGCGCAGAGCGGACGCCCGAAGCGCATCACTCCGGAGATGCGTGAAGCATGGACGCCGTACATCGGCGAACCGATCACCTACGCGCACCGCTGA